The DNA window AGACCGCCGAAGTTGGAACCGCCGCCCACGCAGCCGACCAGATGGGTGGCCTTTTCGCCGATCATCTCCAACTGCTTCTGGGTCTCCAGACCGGTGATGGTCTGGTGGATGATCACGTGGTTCAACACCGATCCGAGCGCATATTTGGTATCGTCACGGGTGGCGGCATCCTCAACGGCTTCGGAGATGGCCAGTCCCAGACTGCCCTTGCAGTTCGGGTCCTTGGCCAGCATCTCGCGTCCGGTGCGTGTCTGTTCCGACGGCGAGGCATGGATGGTGCCGCCGTAGGTATTGATGATCATCTTGCGGTACGGCTTCTGCTCGTAGCTTACCTTGACCATGTAGACCACGCATTCCATATCGAACTGGGCACAGGCAAAGGACAGGGCCGTGCCCCACTGCCCCGCGCCGGTCTCGGTGGCCAGGCGTTTCACGCCCGCCATCTTGTTGTAATACGCCTGGGGAACCGAGGTGTTGGGCTTGTGGGAACCGGCCGGAGAACCGGATTCGTCCTTGTAGTAGATCTTGCATTTCGCGCCGATGGCCTTTTCCAGCTTGTCGGCCCGCACCAGCGGGGAAGGCCGCCAGATCTTGTAGACCTCGAGCACCTCTTCGGGAATATCTATGAACCGTTCCTGGCTCATCTCCTGGGCAATCAGCGAATCCGGGAAGATCGGGGACAACATGTCCGGGGTCAACGGCTCCATGGTTTCGGGGTTCAGCGGCGGAGCCAGGGGGGTGGGCAGATCCGGCATGGGGTTGTACCATTGGGTCGGCATCTGGTCCTGGGGCAAAAAAACTCTTTTCACAGACATATTGTTCCTCCGAACAGTTTAGAGACCTAAATCGAAAAGGAATATCGGCTTCCCGGCCGCCGTTTCGATCATTCATCGGTTCATAAAAAAAACCACTGGCATCATGTCCAGCGGCTTTCTCCGATTCTCCAACTGCGCGCATCCGCACACCACCATCCTCTTGAAGATGGCGGAATTGCTTCAGTACGCGCCTAGGAATCGGGCCGCTTGACGTTACGCCACCCGCGTCCACAAAAATAGGTGTAAGATAAGGGTGTTTGCATAGGTATTCTGGTTACTCTCGATAATGTCTCAAAGTCAAGGAGCCCTAATCGGACAGCCCTGTGACCAGCTCGGGCAGGATATCCCCTGCCCTGCCGTGCAGAGCGAAATCCATGAATCCCGTGTTGGGGGTCGGCTCCATATTTATCTCCACGGTCACGGCCCCGTGATCCTTTGCCAACTGATAGAACGATGCAGCAGGCTGCACCAAGCCGGAACTGCCGATGGTCAAAAACACATCCGCACGGTTGATCTGGTCGATGGCCAGCTTGAGCACCCCAGGCACCAGAGGTTCTCCGAACCAGACCACACCCGGCCGTAGCAGGTGCCCGCAGACAGGGCATTCCGGCGTGTCGGGCAAGGTTTCGAAATCCTCGCGGGCGTGGGTGCAGACCGTGCACTTCACCCGCCAAAGCGAACCGTGCATCTCCAACAATTTCCGGCTGCCGGCCCGGACATGCAGGCCGTCCACGTTTTGCGTGATCAGAAGAAAATTCGGCAATTGGCGTTCCATCCGGGCCAGGGCCGTATGCGCCGGGTTGGGATCGCACCTTGCCAACATTTCCCGGCGCCAGTTGTAGAACTCCCAAACCAGCTCCGGGTGCACGGCAAAAGCATCCGGGCGGGCCAGATCTTCAGGACGGTAGTTCTTCCACAATCCGTTACGCCCCCGGAATGTCGGCACCCCACTTTCAGCGGAAACACCTGCGCCGGTCAGGGCAACCACCCTTCTGCCCCCGTCAAGCAACGCCTTCACCATCTCCAAATCAGCCTGCACGATTATTCCTACCTATTTGCTGTAATGACATTTTCATTCATCATTCGACTCTTCCGCCGCATACGCAGGGAGTGGGTCGCTTGCAATCTCACCGAATAAAAGTCATAGTCCGCCACTTCATCAGCACTTAACCCCCGACCCATACACTTGCCCGAGGAGGACCAATTGACCAAGAAAACCGTATATTACATTGAAGGCGACGGCATCGGCCCTGAAGTCTGGAAGGCCACGCTCCCTGTTCTGAACACGGCCATTGAAAAGGCATACGGCGGAGCCAACGAACTCGACTGGCAGGAACTGCTGGCCGGTGAAAAGGGCTTTGCCGAGACCGGCGAGCACCTGCCCAAGGCCACCATGGACGCCCTGTCAAAGGCCGAACTGGCCATGAAAGGCCCGCTGAACACCCCGGTCGGCGAAGGCTTCCGCAGCCTCAACGTCACCCTGCGCCAGGTCTTCGACCTCTACGCCTGCATCCGTCCCATCAAATATTTCAAGGGGATCGAATCCCCGGTCAAACGCCCCGACCTCGTGGACATGGTCGTGTTCCGCGAGAACACCGAGGACGTGTACGCCGGTATTGAATACCAGTCCGGCTCCTCGGAAGCCAAGAAATTAATCGATTTTCTCGTGGATGAACTGGGTGCCAACATAGACCCCACCGCCAGCGTGGGCATCAAGCCCATTACTCCAGCAGGGTCCAAACGGCTGGTGAAAAAGGCCCTGGACTTCGCCATTGCCGAGAACAAGCCGTCCGTGACCCTGATTCACAAGGGCAACATCATGAAGACCACCGAAGGCGGCTTCCGCGCCTGGGGTTACGAACTTGCCGAAGAGGAATACAAGGGCAAGGTCGTGCGCGAAGGCCAGGACGGCCCGGGCGTGATCATCAAGGACCGCATTGCCGATGCCATGTTCCAGAACGTACTCATGTACCCGGAACAGTACTCGGTCCTCGCCACCACCAACCT is part of the Pseudodesulfovibrio sp. S3 genome and encodes:
- a CDS encoding TrpB-like pyridoxal phosphate-dependent enzyme, which gives rise to MSVKRVFLPQDQMPTQWYNPMPDLPTPLAPPLNPETMEPLTPDMLSPIFPDSLIAQEMSQERFIDIPEEVLEVYKIWRPSPLVRADKLEKAIGAKCKIYYKDESGSPAGSHKPNTSVPQAYYNKMAGVKRLATETGAGQWGTALSFACAQFDMECVVYMVKVSYEQKPYRKMIINTYGGTIHASPSEQTRTGREMLAKDPNCKGSLGLAISEAVEDAATRDDTKYALGSVLNHVIIHQTITGLETQKQLEMIGEKATHLVGCVGGGSNFGGLVLPFLPQKLAGDPVRFIPVEPKACPTLTRGEYRYDFGDMARLTPLVKMHTLGHDFMPAPIHAGGLRYHGDAPIVCNIVEEGLCEPVAYFQTECFEAAKLFMQTEGFLPAPETSHAIKGAIEVAKTAGPDDVVVFLYSGHGMLDLASYDAFNQGLLTNFELPQRDIEEALKACPIIK
- a CDS encoding NAD-dependent deacylase yields the protein MQADLEMVKALLDGGRRVVALTGAGVSAESGVPTFRGRNGLWKNYRPEDLARPDAFAVHPELVWEFYNWRREMLARCDPNPAHTALARMERQLPNFLLITQNVDGLHVRAGSRKLLEMHGSLWRVKCTVCTHAREDFETLPDTPECPVCGHLLRPGVVWFGEPLVPGVLKLAIDQINRADVFLTIGSSGLVQPAASFYQLAKDHGAVTVEINMEPTPNTGFMDFALHGRAGDILPELVTGLSD
- the icd gene encoding NADP-dependent isocitrate dehydrogenase — its product is MTKKTVYYIEGDGIGPEVWKATLPVLNTAIEKAYGGANELDWQELLAGEKGFAETGEHLPKATMDALSKAELAMKGPLNTPVGEGFRSLNVTLRQVFDLYACIRPIKYFKGIESPVKRPDLVDMVVFRENTEDVYAGIEYQSGSSEAKKLIDFLVDELGANIDPTASVGIKPITPAGSKRLVKKALDFAIAENKPSVTLIHKGNIMKTTEGGFRAWGYELAEEEYKGKVVREGQDGPGVIIKDRIADAMFQNVLMYPEQYSVLATTNLNGDYISDALAAQVGGLGLAPGVNMGDTLAFFEATHGTAPTIAGKDLANPGSLILSGAMLLEHIGWHEAAALIHASVEKALAAKKVTVDLAAQINGATQVGCQEFGEILLANL